Genomic DNA from Clostridium sp. BJN0013:
ACATTGCCTATAAAAAAGGCTTTCTTATAATCCTTAACCGCAGCCGCCAATATCTCAGAAGCACTGGCTGTATTTCCATTGGTTAAAAATATAACTGGTTTATCCATTACAATTTTATGTTGCCCGGTTAAATATCCTATTTTATTCTTATTCTTGTCCTCAACTATTAAAGCCAAATTATTCCCTATAAAATTTCCAGCTATATCTACCGCAGAATACATATACCCTCCCCCATTATCTCTCAAATCTATTATATAGCTTTCCGGGTTTTTTACACTAAGCTCCTCCAATGTCTCATCTAATTTCTGAGAAGTATTTTCTCCAAAAGATGATATATAAATATATGCCGTGCTATTATCTAACATAATACCCTCTACTGTAGATAATTGTAATTCTGCCCTCTGTATACTAAAATTTAGTATTTCATTCCCCCTTTGTACTACAAGATTTACATTAGTACCTTCTTCACCACGTATATATTTCCCTATTTCATTTATATTCAAATCAATAATTGAACTTGAATCCACAGAAGTTATAATGTCTCCTTCTTTTAATCCTGCAATTTCTGCCGGAGAATTCTTGATTACAGAAACCACCTGAGCTCCAGTAGAAACTTTATTCATTTCTATGCCTATTCCACACACTTTGTTATCTATCTGATTTAAAAAATCTTCCTCTTCCTCAGCTGAAAAATATTGGCTATAAGGATCACCCAATCCAGTCAATATTTCATCTATGCTAGATTTATTTAATACACTATCGGATACATCATTAATATAGTTATCTTTAATTATATTTCTAACCTCGTTCAAAGTCTGGGAATCTTGAGCATGTACACTAACCGTAAAACCAAATATAAAAAACATTAATGAAAATATTATAAAAATATTTTTCACATTAAAATTTAGTTTTAATTTCTCAGCTGAACCTATACCCCCAAATTTAGATCTGATTTTCATACATATTCCTCCTAATTTTAAATCAATTATACACTTTTTTGAAAAATATATACCGTTTTTGAAAAATATCACATAAAAAGGATATACATTCAATATAAAGTTTAAAATATTGATCTGCACATCCTTTTTTAGTATTTCTAAATTAAGTGATTCTTAAATTCAGGTTAAATTTTCTATAAGGAAGCTTTTTCTTCATCTGAATCTTAGAAGAACTCATAAAGGAGCATATCAGTACTTATCCCACCCTAAAGAAGCTGAGGTATTAGCTAATTACCGCTTTGGAATAAATATCATATTAAAAACGTCTGTTATTTATCTGAAAATTTTAATTATT
This window encodes:
- a CDS encoding S41 family peptidase; this translates as MKIRSKFGGIGSAEKLKLNFNVKNIFIIFSLMFFIFGFTVSVHAQDSQTLNEVRNIIKDNYINDVSDSVLNKSSIDEILTGLGDPYSQYFSAEEEEDFLNQIDNKVCGIGIEMNKVSTGAQVVSVIKNSPAEIAGLKEGDIITSVDSSSIIDLNINEIGKYIRGEEGTNVNLVVQRGNEILNFSIQRAELQLSTVEGIMLDNSTAYIYISSFGENTSQKLDETLEELSVKNPESYIIDLRDNGGGYMYSAVDIAGNFIGNNLALIVEDKNKNKIGYLTGQHKIVMDKPVIFLTNGNTASASEILAAAVKDYKKAFFIGNVTYGKGVAQQIFQLSNGSALKLTTQKFYSPLGKEIQEVGVKPDLDTDDLDALKVAQLLSGKCRNNIDKRGFVKITLDEREFNIDLNMAKSEEYWSTFKYIIGHASKSKVYIGTKDGWKNAPDEYFNNIYKFFYSDYKLLDTLNKVPEDKSFTVTFNKEINFDLNSNITMEIINSNTGKRVDFDINILKGSKAVLTPKEKLDKGQTYYIKIKDVIKPIVVKK